A window of Watersipora subatra chromosome 10, tzWatSuba1.1, whole genome shotgun sequence genomic DNA:
GATACCTACACCTTACCTACCGCGCCAATCTGACCGCTGTCAGCAAGGGCAGAATAGTTTGTACTATAGTAAGAGTGGTATTTCGTGACATTAAAAACTATTGTATCCTATTACATAAATAGTGTTAGCTGCAAAGATAATGTGAACTTCGTGTTTGAGCCAGCATCTCTACTCACTAACAACATTATGTAGTCTGAACTATCTTATTATAAATAACTCTCACCATGTCAGGTATGTCCTACTATCTTGTTCAATATGTAGCAGATACATGTGAGTACACAAAGACTACTACTAATCTGGCTAACATGAGTTCTCACTCACAGAACTTCAGCTGCTCTCACTGGATATATAACAGAGAGGTCTACAACTCTACTATCGTTACAGAGGTATCTACATACTCTATCAGTCTGTGTGTACAACTGTTTGTCTTTCTGTTCTTGTCCTGTCATCTGTTTGCACACTCTACATGTACTACTATAGGCATTTTTGGGTGCCTTTAACTGTCAACAGATATTTCAAAACACTCTAATCTATATCTCTGTGTCAGTTCATTTATAAAACTAAACCTTGTATCATAGTGGGATCTCACTTGCAACAAGGAGTACCTTGTAGACCTGGCTTCCACTATCTATATGCTGGGCTTCTTTGTTGGCTGTATTTTTCTTGGTGATGTTGCTGACAGGTTAGTATGACACCGCGTGACTATGTTTCAATGACATGATGTGGCATATCACTCTTTGTTTCAATGGTACCATATAGCATATGACTATTTTTTTCAATGACACCATATGACATGTGATTATTTGTTTCGATGACATCATGGCATGTGACTATTTGTTTCAATGACATCATATGACATGTGACTATTTGTTTCAATGACATCATATGACATGTGACTATTTGTTTTAATGACATCATGACATGTGTCAGTTTGTTTCAATGACACCATATTACATGTGACTATTTGTTTCAATAACACCATATGGCATGTGACTATTTGTTTCAATAACTCTATATGACATGTGACAATTTGTTTCATACTTTTTTCGCTTTGAAAGCAAATACCCAGAGCCACCGTGCTGCCCTAATCATGTCACCTCCAATGAAATTCTTAGCCGATAAGGAGGTTAAAAACCTTGACTAAATTAGCATATATAAAAAGGAAGTTGTCGTCTCATCAAAATTTGTATTAAGATATGTATATTAGATGCAAAACATATCTAGGATGTGTTTATGAAGAGTTATACTTGTTTGTGCTGAAATGAGTACATTTTACAACATGTAATAGTGAGATAGGTTTccacattttaataaaattgataccCCTGCCCCGCTTGCCTCTGAACAAAGTCATACCTTCACCAAGCTGATGGTTCCTTCTGCAGCCCACATTTGTTTGCAGGTTTGGGAGACGCCTGATGCTACTGTTATCTGTATTACTATCATTGGGTGCCGGTGTAGGGGCTGCTTTTAGTCCTGTCTATGCTGTGTTTGCCATTCTAAGATTCTTTGTGGGTGTTGGAGTGGCTGGAACAAGGAACTCAGGCTATATACTTAGTAGGTACTTCAGGCTAAGATATAGTTTACAGAGAAGTCCTTAAAGCCGCAAACAATTACTGACCTGTTTCCAGTGCAATGTGTTCCAGTTTAGGGTGAATGAAATTGGTTATTCCTCATCAATATAGCCAAATATCACAGTTTAGATTTTTTCGTTTAACTTGCTTTCAATGTTGTCTCCTCTTTGGTAGCCATACCTCCTCCGTTTTCATTTCAGCGGCAGAGTATGGTCGACCCCAAGACAGAGCCACCCTTGGTCTTATATTAGACATGACATATTCATGTGCCTATATTCTAACTGGACTAATCTTCTACCTTGACCCTAACTGGAGACACTTTCAGTTCTATATAGGAGTTTTTCACATCTTCTACCTCACATATTTTTTGTAAGAGTTTATCAGTTACGTTTCTACTGAGACCTTTTTTACTGGCCATGTGTGGTGATGTGATTCACCAGCAATACGCTACCCTCCTTTTCTGACTTCACTTTTATAGCTCAATAATATTGTACCAGGGTCTTAGCCAGTGTTCCTTGAGTATACcttacatgtgtacatatagtAGAAAACTTTCATCCTGTCACCTTGAATATGTAAGGCCACACCTTGCATCACTCCATCATATTTGTAGTTTTATGCCCGAGTCACCCAGGTGGCAACTATCAAAGGGCAAAGAAAAAGAAGCCTTAAAATATTTCAGAACCTCAGCTAAAGTCAATGGAAAGCACCTGCCTCCTGCAGTAACTATTGTACTGCCCAAGCAGGTAGGTGCATGTTAGTTTTGAGGGGGTATTGAAAGGAGACCTGCAAATCAGAAGTTTGCAACCTTTTACTAACCAGTGTGGTTGCATGGGCTGTTCTTTGGTATCTCTGGAATTCTATTTAAATACCTTAGACCTCTATATCTGTGTTTTTCAACGGAAAGTAAGGGTTGGAAACTTCCATTTCACGATATATTGCTTCACTGaaagttattttaattttatccaAATCCCTCAAACTCAACATTTGTGACTTACAGTGGTATTGTAGTGACAAAAAGCACTATCATTTATAACTATCACACTATGGTAATAATACCATAAGtttgaacaaacaaattataaataCTTCCCAGGGTTCCAAATTATCTATCTAGCTCACATGGTAAAAAGTGGTTTGTAAGACACATGTCCGACCATAATAATAAGTTATGAGTCTACTTATTGCACACttttcactatttgtataaactGGAGAGAACAAGCATACCATATGTACCATCATGTTTCTGAATTTGTTTTTTCTTGCCTTATTATTGATAATCATATAAAGATGTCATATTTAAacgtttttttattatatagacaTGCCAAGATTGATGAAGGAAGGTCACGAGTGTTAGCTTTTATTGGTTTCTCATAATAGAGAATGTATACTTGCTCCTGTCTGCAATGAAAGcattaataaaatgttacagCGTCATGAGTTGGacagtttttatggtttatcGTTTGCAGCCCCCACAGAGCCATTCCACTCTGGATCTTGTGAGAACAccaaacatgagaaaaattgGACTCTTGATGGCACTTTTGTGGTTTATTGTCTCCCTTGTTTATTTTGGCATGTCATACAATGTTTGTGAGTTGTCCTTATTCTCTCTAGACTCGAATATTTGATTAACTCTATGCTAAATAGCTATGGAATATCTTTATAGAATAGATCTAGGAAACATTCGTATTATCTTCATGTAACTGCATGGGTGTTCAGTATATCATAACCACTGACAGCATCTCTCTGGTAAATTTACAGCTAGCACTCTATCCCTGGTCACTAATCAAGGAATATAAGTCTTTAAGAACTTAGGAATGAGGACCCTTATGCCGTGGCAGTACGTTGTGAAGTTGATACAAAGTTGAGCGTACAAGCAAggagtacagtcatacctcaacatacgagcttaatgggTGCtgagactgagcttgtatgtcaattcacTCGTGTCTCAATTCactatttcttatataaaataactaaatacaaattagtcCGATACCGTACTATTAAAAGAAACCCCATAAAACAGGATTATTATGGTGGAAAAAGTGTTGCAATTTAGTACACTCGCTAAAAAGGTGGCAAATACTTATTTAGCTGTTGAAATcgacaataaaatgtaacgttactaCGAACACTACTGTAAGATTTCACCTTCGAGACAAATGTAGTGGCTAACGGCCGTCTCAGATAGAGTTGCCCTGATTTTGGTATCTGTGctgatatgggtgttaagtatcttaATTGGTATCGGctgatcttttcttaaaaaatctgaaacctcagatactttttacagatcaactatttagcagaaaacagtattttaatctgctacactaataaagatCATCTGCTGCAAATTCCTTACACTTAATGAATTCCGGGGCTGCCACactatttatttaatttctatagcctgatcaacacagctgaggaacctttttgctttagtcaggatgtgatcacaaagtgtggtattttTCAATTACAGCGATGGGATTCATTGCAGCCAATCATGAACGAgataacaaaaaatgaaaacaagaatgcagtgtaatatttctatttactagcattacgaaagtaatttgagcagacGATGCATAAAggtatctatctctctcttgatcccgACATTTgcagttcgttcagcaatagaagagagacttcgttatcacaataagagctgtaccactaacagtaactactattaataattacaaattacaagaaaagtgaactgttttgttactacatgcactgtatgtgaatatatataaatatatatatatatttcatatatatatatgtatatatatatgaaatatatatatatacatatatatatatatttatatataaatatatatatataaatatacttttaaataaatttttttaccaaatatatacatatatatatttattcatcctgtacggtatataaatatatatattttttttaccaaatatatatatattatatatatatatttggtaaaaaatatttaaatatttacttgaagctaagtcttaatcttttactaaacttactttaatattgtcattttaattttattatctgtttccggtttaaCACTTTTTTACCTCGCATTTACtttaacttttagccaaccttgaaaaaacattttttgcggTCTCCTGCATACTTGGTCATTTCGAAAGGTCATACTTGGCCTTTCGAGAAACTGGTCATACGCTCGTAtgtcaaagattactcgtatctcaaataagaAACTTACTTGAAATGCTGCTCATATCTTGGTTTTCTCGTACGTTGCGGTATGACTGTATACAGTTTTACTTCTAGTTGACCTTGCCGTAGTATATGACAGTTGGACCTGTAAAACTATCTCTCTTTAGCCAAAGCCAATAGCATTTGTCCCATTACAACTTTGACCATAAACAGTGACATTGGAATGGCATTTCCTAGCTTACtaataaagtaaaaaatgttaAGAATAAAATGCAAACTATAAATTGTGATCATAAATAATACCCTTTGATATTACCAGCCTATTTTTAGGTAACGGCCAAATTTTTTTGAAGGATAATTGCTTGGCGGTCAGCTAAGGTCAAAGTTCAATTAACAGCAATAGCTGGGTGATTATTGGTTTCAGTGCAaatgatttttgttattatttcagcTTAACATTCGGGCCAATTGTCCAGTCCTTTAGCTGTGCATATTTGTTTCCTTAGTAGCAAGAGATATTATTGGCTTACAAAGAACTGAACAAATTCAATTTAGTTATATAGTTAATATCTTATCCCAGAGTAAACATCGATATCATCATACTTGTCTGTAGTCTCTCTAAGCTCATCAGTGAagtcattgttttatttctAACAGCCAATCTGGAAGGGAGTATTTATGTCAACAACGCCATTCTTGGAGCAGTCGAATTAGTTGCCTATGGACTATGCATATTTGTTGTCAAGTTCGGCAGGCGCCCCGCAATATTCACTATGTTTACGATAGCCTTAGCCGCTATGTTCGCCATCATTTTTGCTCAAGGTATGTTTCAACTAAATTAGTACTTTTATTACATTGAAAGGTTATTTCAGTCGGCTTGCAGATTTACTTTGATGgaatctatatacataaatatcagTGCTTTTCATTTGTCtctccagttatagcgataaggttttagcaatgaaaaatcactTTAGCAATGGATTTGATCTTTCAACGTTCAAATAGCACATCTATGGACAAACAcacgtaaccacaaggctaagccattcttatcatttCCATCACTcttccatatactgtatatcattgtcGCGATTGCTAAATGcgctttttttattataatttaacattaccttttgcatttgttatttttttgaaagctaatttttttacaattacctatattttttatttttaaatgtgatGTTTTGATTTCAAATGTGTCGTTACACTCATATTCTCGGTTTCGGTAAATCTGTAATCTGATTTTCatgtggacaattgtattagtATTTGGAGTAGGAATTGCTTCTACATTCtttctccattcggtcagacaaagtatcagacaaagaaagtccaatatctcatttttacatttgtaccagcatcgaaaggtaccagtatcaatcAAAAATTTTGAACACaatgagcttctgctgcaacagtaaatctttttatatacacacttccatgtactccttgtttatttgttctcttaacttatttgaactgcacacaaacattttctcatgatatcaagtttaaaagttagaatggtaaatgttgtatgtgttgaataaaataagttttttgtgcaaagacatttttattactcggACAATGCTGGGTATTCAtcaagtctttactataataagatatgtgtccgtctgtctgttcGAAGCCACGCTAAGAGCAATAAAGATTACACCGCTCAGGGGTCAAACACAGATATTCAGATTCCCAGCGAAATGCGCTACCATCTGCACTACTCAACCATCTTtccacatctaagaataattgtgcgctTAGTTATTACATATACCGATCTCTCAAGTCATAcgagactgccagggtattagTTATCATAAAATCACATCACTACAGAAGAAAAATTAGGTCGAAATCAGAATTTAACCACTGCATTGAGAAAACGGAAAAACTGGGATCATGGCGCGGAGAAGGAGATAGTCGTGCAAAACAAGTTAGTTTGAATTCCTAAACTTGAAAAATAATGTAAATCTTTCTAATTTGTTCCAAGActaaaaagctaatttttttagCTCACTTTAGTCggttttacattattttactcaaaaaaCTGTATGAAGAGATCAAGCAGTATATGAAGTACATCAAGTTtctcataaatattttattaatagagGAGGTGAGATTAGGGAATATATTGCTGTATCTCTAGGAGGTGCTATCCTGCCCTCATTTACTCAGATTTTGGTATAAAATAAAAGACTATAGAAAAGGTTTGTGTTTTTTATTCtgataaaaataacaataactaATACACTAATATACTAtgcaaaacacagtttttatttaaaaaaatgtcattACACAAAGCTCAAGAAGATGAGAATGTTTGAGCTCTTAATATCTGGGATAAATTAGGTTGTGGCtagataattttttaaaataaatttaataaataaaatttagataAACAAACTAGATAATTTTTTGGTGTGTCCGAATGGAGCGATAATATCAGTAGGTTGTGCAGGTTGTAAACTACAAGGGATAAAGGAAATGTCTGACTGTGCCTTGAAGGAGATTCTGTATTTGCTTTTGTAAATCTACTCATCCCTTATCTATGCAACATCCAAGATGTCTCAATAGTTACAAAGGATCTCTAACTATCTATACTGATCTCACCCAATTCTGCGTCTATTTCCATTGTGTCATTGCAGGTTCATACTGGGCTGTGATCATCCTCGCCATGATAGGAAAGTTTATCATTGCTCCATGCTTCAGCTACATATATATAGCTACTATAGAACTTTATCCTACACAGGTGAGCTTCTAGACTCCATAAGAGCATAGAAAGGGTATATGCTGACACTAGAAGTAGCGACTCCATTTTTGCTCTGCTTCAGCGTAAAAGGGCGGTATTTAGTAGTGTAGTTTTAGCTGTAATGTAGATTTTACAACCTGATCAATGCATAAATTGTGTTGCAATTAACCTGATGTCTCTTTCCAGGTCGGTCCTTCTGATTGAGTAGCAGCAAACAGCTTACAGTTTTTTAACAGTAGTGAAAGTttagagttgtgttcacttTTCTCATCAGGTCACATAGCTATACA
This region includes:
- the LOC137407416 gene encoding organic cation transporter protein-like translates to MSSEERTHLLAGESSTDDFSSRHSQEHRTLTWEFDEAVCKVGFGRYQFILWSFLALVSLSGGFNNMAMVFEGGNGGQICVMPQNRTSHDNSSLITYSADTCEYTKTTTNLANMSSHSQNFSCSHWIYNREVYNSTIVTEWDLTCNKEYLVDLASTIYMLGFFVGCIFLGDVADRFGRRLMLLLSVLLSLGAGVGAAFSPVYAVFAILRFFVGVGVAGTRNSGYILTAEYGRPQDRATLGLILDMTYSCAYILTGLIFYLDPNWRHFQFYIGVFHIFYLTYFFFMPESPRWQLSKGKEKEALKYFRTSAKVNGKHLPPAVTIVLPKQPPQSHSTLDLVRTPNMRKIGLLMALLWFIVSLVYFGMSYNVSNLEGSIYVNNAILGAVELVAYGLCIFVVKFGRRPAIFTMFTIALAAMFAIIFAQGSYWAVIILAMIGKFIIAPCFSYIYIATIELYPTQTRTLALGTGSSLARVGGAVAPFIPSTVRYWDKLPYIIFSSVSLIGAIDALFLPETKNRPLPDSIERAEQVNIVKFHLPCDCSGPINVDPPLNEET